One genomic region from Haloprofundus salinisoli encodes:
- a CDS encoding DEAD/DEAH box helicase family protein, with protein sequence MTVTLRYEDGTIRIDAESGDSVPSLSFVEDDPRSGVARAPAYRYAQLRRVLDGCGVDCDDRVLPDTSLDLSTTYDLREYQRNALEAWLSNSRRGILELPTGSGKTVVAIAAMVELGVPTLVVVPTIDLLEQWRRELRTEFRIPIGQFGGGEQVQEAITVSTYDSAYLRADDVGGEFGLVVFDEVHHLGGEGYRDIGRLLAAPARMGLTATFERPDGAHEVVEELVGSRVYDVSVDELAGDHLADYAIRRVEVKLTDEERERYEAAQGTFVDYLRTANITFRSGSDYQRLVKRSGNDPRAREALLAKQRARDIMMNADEKVRELGRILDRHREDRVIVFTAHTDLVYRLSERFLLPAITNETGAPERREILQRFRDGTYSRVVTANVLDEGVDVPDANVAVVLSGSGSEREFTQRLGRILRPKEDGQTATLYELVSAETAEERVAARRR encoded by the coding sequence GTGACGGTCACGCTGCGCTACGAGGACGGCACCATCCGCATCGACGCCGAGAGCGGCGACTCGGTGCCGTCGCTCTCTTTCGTCGAGGACGACCCGCGAAGCGGCGTCGCCCGCGCGCCCGCCTACCGCTACGCGCAACTGCGGCGCGTTCTCGACGGGTGCGGCGTCGACTGCGACGACCGGGTGCTCCCCGACACCTCCTTGGATCTCTCGACGACGTACGACCTCCGCGAGTACCAGCGCAACGCGTTGGAGGCGTGGCTGTCGAACAGTCGGCGCGGGATTCTGGAACTCCCCACCGGCAGCGGCAAGACCGTCGTCGCCATCGCGGCGATGGTCGAACTCGGCGTCCCGACGCTGGTCGTCGTTCCCACGATAGACCTCCTCGAGCAGTGGCGGCGCGAGCTCCGAACGGAGTTCCGGATTCCCATCGGCCAGTTCGGCGGCGGTGAGCAGGTACAAGAGGCGATTACCGTCTCGACGTACGACTCCGCGTACCTCCGGGCCGACGACGTCGGCGGCGAGTTCGGCCTCGTCGTCTTCGACGAGGTCCACCACCTCGGCGGCGAGGGTTACCGCGACATCGGTCGGTTGTTGGCCGCTCCCGCCAGAATGGGGCTGACGGCGACGTTCGAGCGTCCCGACGGCGCACACGAGGTCGTAGAGGAGTTGGTCGGCAGCAGGGTGTACGACGTGTCCGTCGACGAGTTGGCGGGCGACCACCTCGCCGACTACGCGATTCGCCGCGTCGAAGTCAAACTCACGGACGAGGAACGCGAACGCTACGAAGCGGCCCAGGGCACGTTCGTCGACTACCTTCGGACGGCGAACATCACGTTCCGAAGCGGCAGCGATTATCAGCGACTCGTGAAGCGCTCCGGAAACGACCCGCGCGCTCGCGAGGCCTTGCTGGCGAAACAGCGCGCTCGCGACATCATGATGAACGCCGACGAGAAGGTGCGCGAACTCGGCCGCATTCTGGACCGCCACCGCGAGGACCGCGTCATTGTCTTCACCGCCCACACCGACCTCGTCTACCGCCTCTCCGAGCGGTTCCTGCTCCCGGCTATCACGAACGAGACGGGCGCGCCGGAGCGGCGAGAGATTCTCCAGCGGTTCCGCGATGGCACGTACTCCCGAGTCGTGACGGCGAACGTCCTCGATGAGGGCGTCGACGTGCCGGACGCCAACGTCGCCGTCGTGCTCTCCGGCAGCGGGAGCGAACGCGAGTTCACCCAGCGACTCGGGCGGATTCTCCGACCCAAAGAAGATGGACAGACGGCGACGCTGTACGAACTCGTAAGCGCCGAAACCGCCGAAGAGCGGGTGGCGGCGCGTCGGCGGTAG
- a CDS encoding transcriptional initiation protein Tat encodes MKRRTLVTALLPALSAGCLSSLPRATGPRGPPEAPANGPGETPEPDPLSIETFDYEGTDGDQLRAFGTIDNGSSEERTGVVRVRVTVDGEETVETTEVAVSGDSTAEFETVVPVSFEAFQRNGQLQVTVEAAGSG; translated from the coding sequence ATGAAGCGACGGACGCTCGTGACCGCCCTCCTGCCGGCGCTGTCGGCGGGCTGTCTCTCCTCGCTCCCGAGAGCGACGGGACCGCGCGGGCCGCCCGAAGCACCGGCGAACGGCCCCGGTGAGACGCCCGAACCGGACCCCCTCTCCATCGAGACGTTCGACTACGAGGGAACCGACGGCGACCAACTGCGGGCGTTCGGCACCATCGACAACGGGAGTTCGGAGGAACGGACCGGCGTCGTGCGCGTTCGCGTCACCGTCGACGGCGAGGAGACGGTCGAAACGACGGAAGTGGCCGTGTCCGGAGACTCGACGGCGGAGTTCGAGACGGTCGTTCCCGTCTCCTTCGAGGCGTTCCAGCGCAACGGCCAGTTGCAGGTGACCGTCGAAGCGGCCGGGTCCGGCTGA
- a CDS encoding DUF790 family protein — protein MLTKDLLRVSRRGGGYHPQFVDSSRRPLAAKVLGTYQGHVGERRAALTEALSGLEAGADDFKLVRGFAALADREATFETDAAVPPERTRRVVFESAESVGGVATDGERAAAVDAAADRLGVDVADVEGSLYADRDVNQRLAAFDSRWSPDELLSQYNLSLAQTALFDATEVRVRSSDPKALVSAVKRLRLMYEIRKTAAGREVLVTGPDALFRRTRRYGTGFARLLRTAAKAPEWSLTATVDDRGTEREMTLTNEDVSVPGVDPVAEPTYDSGVEADFAARFAALNLDWDLVREPEPLETGYRVMIPDFAFDYEFADFRIYFEIMGFWTPEYVEKKLSQLAELEAVDMVVAVDESLGVGEEIRARDHRAIPYTGSVRVKDVVDVLREYETDLVAAAAADVPDELDPDPDVTTLEAVAAELGVGVEAVEDRRFPAHERLGRTLVRPAVLDELREELDAGMSLSAAESVLDSRGVDDASAVLSGLGYRVEWEGLGGGTLREKG, from the coding sequence GTGCTGACGAAAGACCTCCTCCGGGTGTCGCGCCGCGGCGGCGGCTACCACCCGCAGTTCGTCGACTCGTCGCGTCGTCCGCTGGCGGCGAAGGTGCTCGGCACCTACCAGGGCCACGTCGGCGAGCGTCGGGCGGCGCTCACCGAGGCGCTGTCGGGGCTCGAAGCCGGCGCGGACGACTTCAAACTCGTCCGCGGGTTCGCGGCGCTGGCCGACCGGGAGGCGACGTTCGAGACGGACGCCGCGGTACCGCCGGAACGAACCCGCCGCGTCGTCTTCGAGAGCGCCGAATCCGTCGGCGGCGTCGCCACCGACGGCGAACGAGCGGCGGCGGTCGACGCCGCGGCGGACCGGCTAGGCGTCGACGTCGCCGACGTGGAGGGGTCGCTGTACGCCGACCGGGACGTGAACCAGCGACTCGCCGCGTTCGACTCGCGGTGGTCACCCGACGAACTCCTCTCTCAATATAACCTCTCGCTCGCGCAGACCGCCCTCTTCGACGCCACCGAAGTCAGGGTTCGGAGTTCGGACCCGAAGGCGCTCGTCTCGGCGGTGAAGCGGTTGCGGCTGATGTACGAGATTCGAAAGACTGCGGCGGGACGAGAAGTCCTCGTCACCGGTCCCGACGCGCTGTTTCGACGAACCCGCCGCTACGGCACCGGCTTCGCCCGCTTGCTTCGGACGGCCGCCAAAGCGCCGGAGTGGTCGCTCACGGCGACCGTCGACGACAGGGGAACCGAACGCGAGATGACGCTCACGAACGAGGACGTGTCGGTGCCGGGCGTCGACCCCGTCGCCGAACCGACGTACGACAGCGGCGTCGAAGCCGACTTCGCCGCCCGCTTCGCCGCCCTGAATCTCGACTGGGACCTCGTACGCGAACCCGAACCGCTCGAAACCGGCTATCGCGTGATGATTCCCGACTTCGCGTTCGACTACGAGTTCGCCGACTTTCGGATCTACTTCGAGATTATGGGTTTCTGGACGCCCGAGTACGTCGAGAAGAAGCTCTCGCAACTGGCGGAGCTCGAAGCCGTCGACATGGTCGTCGCCGTCGACGAGTCGCTCGGCGTCGGCGAGGAGATTCGCGCTCGCGACCACCGCGCGATTCCGTACACGGGGAGCGTGCGGGTGAAAGACGTCGTCGACGTGCTCCGCGAGTACGAAACCGACCTCGTCGCCGCCGCGGCAGCCGACGTTCCCGACGAACTCGACCCCGACCCCGACGTGACGACGCTCGAGGCGGTGGCCGCCGAGTTGGGCGTCGGCGTCGAAGCCGTCGAAGACCGGCGGTTCCCGGCCCACGAACGGCTCGGTCGGACGCTCGTCCGCCCGGCCGTCCTCGACGAACTGCGCGAGGAACTCGACGCCGGGATGTCGCTCTCGGCGGCCGAGTCCGTGCTCGACTCCCGCGGCGTCGACGACGCCAGCGCGGTGCTCTCGGGGCTCGGCTACCGGGTCGAGTGGGAGGGTCTGGGCGGAGGGACGCTCCGCGAGAAAGGCTGA
- a CDS encoding DUF7122 family protein, which produces MSDEESGAGGESAEDPTNSGQQFDRLPATAADREVPGRATREEVVGWWEERFGIPPETFDGFTFWEKGKGKIWAFHGDTADPIRIEGLGMSFLRTRQEHWKPTTNAVQRFGREASKNVVELSGEAAKRFAAGEDQEVEWDGDWGYLVVAHELVGETEPMGVGLYLHGELRSTVPKGRQESLPVLD; this is translated from the coding sequence ATGAGCGACGAGGAGAGTGGAGCCGGCGGCGAGAGCGCGGAGGACCCGACGAACTCCGGCCAGCAGTTCGACCGCCTCCCGGCCACCGCCGCCGACCGCGAGGTGCCCGGCCGGGCGACTCGCGAGGAGGTCGTCGGCTGGTGGGAGGAGCGCTTCGGTATCCCGCCGGAGACGTTCGACGGCTTCACCTTCTGGGAGAAGGGCAAGGGCAAAATCTGGGCGTTCCACGGCGACACCGCCGACCCGATACGCATCGAGGGGCTCGGCATGTCGTTCCTCCGGACGCGACAGGAGCACTGGAAACCGACGACGAACGCCGTCCAGCGCTTCGGGAGAGAAGCGAGTAAAAACGTCGTCGAGCTCTCCGGCGAGGCGGCGAAACGGTTCGCCGCCGGCGAGGACCAAGAGGTGGAGTGGGACGGCGACTGGGGCTATCTCGTCGTCGCTCACGAACTCGTCGGAGAGACCGAGCCGATGGGCGTCGGCCTGTATCTCCACGGCGAACTCCGGTCGACGGTCCCGAAGGGGCGGCAGGAGTCGCTTCCGGTGCTCGACTGA
- a CDS encoding RsmB/NOP family class I SAM-dependent RNA methyltransferase codes for MNPLERYAPLVDDEEAFFAACERPLPSVVRVNTIKTTPERAREALDEEGVGYEPAGWHDEILKLDGRSPGTTWPYFHGWLHGQEEVSALPALAVDPRPGEFVWDACAAPGSKTTQLAALMDDTGLLVGNDNNLGRLSALRHNAERLGVTNLAVTNQDARNFSLKPFGSDQFGGRESSELDGAAREAFDRALVDAPCSCEGTVRKNPDVLDQWTMDHVYSVAGIQKGVLRRAIQATKPGGTVVYSTCTFAPEENEAILSHALEEEDCRMVEFDSPLETVPGVTEWEGDEYHPDVTKAHRVYPHHNDTGGFFCAKLEVEA; via the coding sequence ATGAACCCCTTGGAGCGGTACGCGCCGCTCGTCGACGACGAGGAGGCGTTCTTCGCGGCCTGCGAGCGACCGCTTCCGTCCGTCGTCCGCGTGAACACCATCAAGACGACGCCCGAACGCGCCCGCGAGGCGCTCGACGAGGAGGGCGTCGGCTACGAACCGGCCGGCTGGCACGACGAGATACTGAAACTCGACGGTCGCAGTCCCGGGACGACGTGGCCGTACTTCCACGGCTGGCTCCACGGCCAGGAGGAAGTGTCGGCGCTCCCGGCGCTGGCGGTCGACCCGCGGCCCGGCGAGTTCGTCTGGGACGCCTGCGCCGCGCCGGGCAGCAAGACGACCCAACTCGCCGCGCTGATGGACGACACCGGCCTCTTGGTCGGCAACGACAACAACCTCGGGCGGCTCTCGGCGCTCCGGCACAACGCCGAGCGACTCGGCGTGACGAACCTCGCGGTGACGAACCAAGACGCCAGAAATTTCTCGCTCAAGCCGTTCGGCTCCGACCAGTTCGGCGGCCGCGAGAGTAGCGAACTCGACGGCGCGGCGCGGGAGGCGTTCGACCGGGCGCTCGTCGACGCCCCCTGCTCCTGTGAGGGCACCGTCCGGAAGAACCCCGACGTGCTCGACCAGTGGACGATGGACCACGTCTACAGCGTCGCCGGTATCCAGAAAGGCGTGCTCCGCCGCGCGATTCAGGCGACGAAACCCGGCGGCACCGTCGTCTACTCCACCTGCACGTTCGCACCCGAGGAGAACGAGGCCATCCTCAGCCACGCGTTGGAGGAGGAAGACTGCCGGATGGTTGAGTTCGACTCGCCGCTCGAAACGGTGCCGGGCGTCACCGAGTGGGAGGGCGACGAGTACCACCCCGACGTGACGAAGGCCCACCGCGTCTACCCGCACCACAACGACACGGGCGGGTTCTTCTGTGCGAAACTGGAGGTGGAAGCATGA
- a CDS encoding proteasome assembly chaperone family protein: protein MARINVLADDLEFDEPLLVEGLPGVGLVGKIAADHLVETFEMNHYANVYCESIPKVAVYRDDDRSIHPPVRIYGDTERDLLVLQSDVPISPGAATEFADCLSDWFDEKRLTPVYISGLPREKDEEPPELYGIGTGDAASMLDEAGIDSPAEMGLVSGPTGALLSYAIENDQNAVGLVVESDPQFPDPEAARVVVTEGIDALLDIEVPTDDLVDRAEEIREAKQQLAQRLQNAENDESSQAQPLRMYQ, encoded by the coding sequence ATGGCGCGAATCAACGTGCTCGCCGACGACCTCGAGTTCGATGAACCGCTGCTCGTAGAGGGCCTTCCCGGCGTCGGACTGGTCGGAAAGATTGCCGCCGACCACCTCGTCGAGACGTTCGAGATGAACCACTACGCGAACGTCTACTGCGAGAGCATCCCGAAGGTCGCCGTCTATCGCGACGACGACCGGAGCATCCACCCGCCGGTGCGCATCTACGGTGATACCGAGCGCGACCTGCTCGTTCTGCAGAGCGACGTGCCCATCTCGCCCGGCGCGGCCACAGAGTTCGCCGACTGTCTGAGCGACTGGTTCGACGAGAAACGGCTCACGCCCGTCTACATCAGCGGTCTCCCGCGTGAGAAGGACGAGGAACCGCCCGAACTCTACGGCATCGGCACCGGCGACGCCGCGTCGATGCTTGACGAAGCCGGCATCGACTCGCCCGCCGAGATGGGCCTCGTCTCCGGGCCGACCGGCGCGCTGTTGAGCTACGCCATCGAGAACGACCAGAACGCCGTCGGTCTCGTCGTCGAGTCCGACCCGCAGTTCCCCGACCCGGAGGCGGCCCGCGTCGTCGTCACAGAGGGTATCGATGCGCTGTTGGATATCGAGGTGCCGACAGACGACCTGGTCGACCGGGCCGAGGAGATTCGAGAGGCCAAGCAGCAACTCGCCCAGCGCCTTCAGAACGCCGAGAACGACGAGAGTTCGCAGGCGCAGCCGCTGCGGATGTACCAATAG
- a CDS encoding DUF2270 domain-containing protein, which yields MTEADSDEFDPTAPEQREIGREMVDQSTGLGSVMAHFYRGEMDRVTTWRQRLDQTTTWAVTVMAAILTWAFSSPDNPHYILLIGVVVVTAFLGIEARRYRDYDVFRSRVRMLQENLFANALDPTQEVEHQNWRAELSADFRVPTLKVSFQEALANRLRRVYLALLGVLLAAWVFRITAFTPPRQTWLEAAKIAYIPGIVMVTLVGAFYVILVGVVFWPRERHAKGEFREGDPGEWKETNQ from the coding sequence ATGACCGAGGCAGACAGCGATGAGTTCGACCCAACTGCGCCCGAACAGCGGGAGATAGGGCGAGAGATGGTTGACCAGAGTACCGGACTTGGGTCGGTGATGGCCCATTTCTACCGCGGAGAGATGGATCGTGTCACGACGTGGCGACAGCGCCTCGACCAGACGACGACGTGGGCGGTGACGGTGATGGCGGCCATCTTGACGTGGGCATTTTCGAGTCCCGACAACCCCCACTACATTTTGCTCATTGGGGTAGTCGTCGTTACCGCCTTTCTCGGCATCGAAGCGCGACGGTATCGGGACTACGATGTCTTTCGCTCGCGGGTTCGAATGCTCCAAGAGAACTTGTTCGCGAACGCCCTTGACCCAACGCAAGAAGTTGAACATCAAAACTGGCGAGCGGAGTTGAGTGCGGACTTCCGCGTCCCGACCCTGAAAGTCTCCTTCCAAGAAGCGCTCGCCAACCGGCTTCGACGCGTGTACCTCGCCCTGCTCGGGGTCTTACTCGCTGCATGGGTCTTTCGGATTACAGCGTTTACGCCGCCACGTCAAACCTGGCTTGAAGCCGCTAAAATAGCTTACATCCCCGGAATTGTCATGGTTACTCTCGTCGGTGCGTTCTACGTGATACTGGTAGGCGTTGTGTTTTGGCCCCGAGAACGCCACGCCAAAGGTGAATTCCGTGAAGGCGACCCCGGCGAGTGGAAAGAAACGAACCAATAA
- a CDS encoding nucleotide exchange factor GrpE → MTDDATDESAAERQTEETPEEPVEDASTAGAEATESGERGGESEEAPTSEGLAGRAAEYDDDLAADVAALQTRADELEAELAEKDDRVEELEAGLRRTQADFQNYKKRAKKKQDDIRDRATEELVSRLVGVRDNLLRALDQEEGADIRPGVESTLKEFDRVLDDENVEPIEPDPGEAVDPQRHEVMMRVDSDHPEGTVADVYQPGYEMAEKVIRAAQVTVSKGDE, encoded by the coding sequence ATGACCGACGACGCTACTGACGAGTCAGCGGCGGAGCGACAGACCGAGGAGACGCCCGAAGAACCCGTCGAAGACGCGTCGACGGCGGGAGCCGAGGCGACCGAAAGCGGCGAGCGCGGCGGCGAATCGGAAGAAGCGCCGACGAGCGAAGGTCTCGCCGGGCGCGCCGCGGAGTACGACGACGACCTCGCCGCCGACGTGGCCGCGTTACAGACGCGCGCGGACGAACTCGAAGCCGAACTCGCCGAGAAGGACGACCGCGTCGAGGAACTGGAGGCGGGTCTGCGCCGCACGCAGGCGGACTTCCAGAACTACAAGAAGCGTGCGAAGAAGAAGCAGGACGACATCCGTGACCGCGCGACCGAGGAGTTGGTGTCGCGCCTCGTCGGCGTCCGCGACAACCTCCTGCGGGCACTCGACCAGGAGGAGGGTGCCGACATCCGCCCCGGCGTCGAGTCGACGCTCAAGGAGTTCGACCGCGTCCTCGACGACGAGAACGTCGAACCCATCGAACCCGACCCCGGCGAGGCCGTCGACCCCCAGCGCCACGAGGTGATGATGCGCGTCGACAGCGACCACCCCGAGGGCACCGTCGCCGACGTCTACCAACCGGGCTACGAGATGGCCGAGAAGGTCATCCGCGCGGCGCAGGTGACGGTGAGCAAGGGCGACGAGTAG
- the dnaK gene encoding molecular chaperone DnaK, which produces MATNKILGIDLGTTNSAFAVMEGGDPEIIVNAEGDRTTPSVVAFTDDERLVGKPAKNQAIQNPDRTFRSIKRHMGEEEFTVEVDGEEYTPEQISAMILQKIKRDAEEYLGDDVEKAVITVPAYFNDRQRQATKDAGEIAGFDVERIINEPTAASMAYGLDDDSDQTVLVYDLGGGTFDVSILDLGGGVYEVVATNGDNDLGGDDWDEAVIDYLAQEFENDHGIDLREDRQALQRLKDAAEEAKIELSSRKETDINLPFITATDSGPVHLEQSLTRAKFESLTSDLIDRTVDPTEQALSDAGYSKSDIDEVILVGGSTRMPQVQEKVTELVGKEPKKNVNPDEAVALGAAIQGGVLGGEVDDIVLLDVTPLSLGIEVKGGLFERLIEKNTTIPTEESKIFTTAADNQTSVQVRVFQGEREMAQNNELLGEFQLTGIPPAPAGTPQIEVTFNIDENGIVNVEAEDKGSGNREDITIEGGAGLSDEEVERMQEEAEQHAEEDKQRRERIEARNEAEGAVQRAEKLLDENEENIDDDLYADIESAIEDVEATLEDEDASTEELEDATESLSKELQEIGKKMYQQQAQAGPGGAGGAAGGPGGAGPGGMGDMGGDESDDGDEYVDADFEDVDEDE; this is translated from the coding sequence ATGGCGACTAACAAGATTCTCGGTATCGACCTCGGTACCACGAACAGCGCGTTCGCGGTGATGGAAGGTGGCGACCCCGAAATCATCGTCAACGCCGAGGGCGACCGCACGACTCCCTCCGTCGTTGCGTTCACCGACGACGAGCGACTCGTCGGCAAACCGGCGAAGAACCAGGCCATCCAGAACCCCGACCGCACGTTCCGCTCCATCAAGCGTCACATGGGCGAGGAAGAGTTCACCGTGGAGGTCGACGGCGAGGAGTACACGCCCGAGCAGATCTCGGCGATGATCCTCCAGAAGATCAAGCGCGACGCCGAGGAGTACCTCGGCGACGACGTCGAGAAGGCGGTCATCACGGTCCCCGCGTACTTCAACGACCGACAGCGCCAGGCGACGAAAGACGCCGGCGAGATCGCCGGCTTCGACGTCGAGCGTATCATCAACGAACCGACGGCGGCGTCGATGGCGTACGGCCTCGACGACGACTCCGACCAGACCGTTCTCGTCTACGACCTCGGCGGCGGCACCTTCGACGTCTCTATTCTCGACCTCGGCGGCGGCGTCTACGAAGTGGTCGCCACCAACGGCGACAACGATCTCGGCGGCGACGACTGGGACGAGGCCGTCATCGACTACCTCGCCCAGGAGTTCGAGAACGACCACGGCATCGACCTCCGCGAGGACCGACAGGCGCTCCAGCGTCTGAAGGACGCGGCCGAGGAAGCGAAGATCGAACTCTCCTCGCGCAAGGAGACCGACATCAACCTCCCGTTCATCACGGCGACCGACTCCGGGCCGGTCCACCTCGAACAGTCGCTCACGCGCGCGAAGTTCGAGAGCCTCACGTCGGACCTCATCGACCGCACCGTCGACCCGACCGAGCAGGCGCTCTCGGACGCCGGCTACTCGAAATCCGACATCGACGAAGTCATCCTCGTCGGTGGCTCCACCCGGATGCCGCAGGTCCAAGAGAAAGTGACGGAGCTCGTCGGCAAAGAACCGAAGAAGAACGTCAACCCCGACGAGGCCGTCGCGCTCGGGGCGGCCATCCAGGGCGGCGTCCTCGGCGGCGAAGTCGACGATATCGTCCTCTTGGACGTGACGCCGCTCAGCCTCGGTATCGAGGTCAAGGGCGGCCTGTTCGAGCGCCTCATCGAGAAGAACACGACCATCCCCACGGAGGAGTCGAAAATTTTCACCACCGCGGCGGACAACCAGACCTCCGTGCAGGTGCGCGTCTTCCAGGGTGAGCGCGAGATGGCGCAGAACAACGAACTGCTCGGCGAGTTCCAGCTGACGGGCATCCCGCCAGCGCCCGCCGGAACGCCGCAGATCGAGGTGACGTTCAACATCGACGAGAACGGCATCGTCAACGTCGAAGCCGAGGACAAAGGCTCCGGCAACAGAGAGGACATCACCATCGAGGGCGGCGCGGGGCTCTCCGACGAGGAGGTCGAGCGGATGCAGGAGGAAGCCGAACAACACGCCGAGGAGGACAAGCAGCGCCGCGAGCGCATCGAGGCCCGCAACGAGGCCGAAGGCGCGGTCCAGCGCGCAGAGAAACTCCTCGACGAGAACGAGGAGAACATCGACGACGACCTCTACGCCGACATCGAGTCGGCCATCGAGGACGTCGAGGCGACGCTCGAAGACGAGGACGCTTCGACCGAGGAACTCGAAGACGCGACCGAGAGCCTCTCGAAGGAACTGCAGGAGATCGGCAAGAAGATGTACCAGCAGCAGGCGCAGGCCGGACCCGGCGGCGCGGGCGGCGCGGCGGGCGGTCCCGGCGGCGCGGGCCCCGGCGGTATGGGTGACATGGGCGGCGACGAGTCGGACGACGGCGACGAGTACGTCGACGCCGACTTCGAGGACGTGGACGAGGACGAGTAA